The Bacteroidales bacterium region CTGGCTTGGTAATGTAGTCGTCGGCTCCGGCTTCAAATCCGGCAATTTGCGAATAATCTTCCCCTCTGGCAGTAAGGAAGGCGATAAGCGTTTTCTCGAGTTCGGGAATTTTGCGTAACTCGTCGCAGGCTTCAATCCCATCCATACCCGGCATCATCACATCGAGAAGGATGAGATGCGGTTTAAAAGCAACCGCTTTAGAAATGGCTTCTTTCCCATTGACAGCTGATTGGACAAGAAAGCCTTCTTTTTTCAGGTTGTAAGTGAGAAATTCAATGATGTCTTTTTCATCATCAACCAGTAATATTCTGGGTTCTTGTATATTCATATTCCTTGATTTATACCACGAAATTAAGAAATCAGTATTAATTAATCATTAAAAGAAAAGAGCATGTTTTAATAATTCATTAATTTTAGGGTAACCAAAATGTAGCATTAAATAGCTTTTTTTGGAGGCATAAAAGTACCATTGCATTAATAAACATTTGGAAATGAAAAAGATCGTTGTTCTCTTGCTGACCTTGTGGTTGGGCGTGGAAGTATCAGGCCAGATAATTGAAACACCTGATGGCATATATTATGATTCATCAGGGAAAAAATATACGGGGGTATATACAGAGCGTTATGCCGACGGGAAGAAGAAAAATGTTGTAGAAATCAAGGATGGACTGAAGGATGGCATAACCCTTATGTATTATGAAAACGGGAATCTGAAGGAAGTCCGCTCATATCGTGCCGGGAAGATGCATGGCACATGGATCCAGTACAGCGTGGAAGGTATAAAAACCGGAGAAGCAAATTATTGCAATGACATAAAAAACGGTAAGTGGTACATCTGGGATGAGAAAGGCGTTTTGCGTTACGAGATGCAATATATTGACGGTGCCAAAGCCGGAATCTGGATGATGTATGATGAAAGAGGGAAACTAACCGATCAGAAAAGCTTTATGGAGGTAACTGATTGAATTCCAATCCCCCGTCATGTGATTATGGTCAATATTGGAGGGTTCCAGGGTTCCAATGTTCCAGGGTTCCAATGTTCCAGAGTTCCAAGGATTTCCGATTTCCGATTTCCCATTTCCTATTAATGTGTTTTAGCTCTCATAGCGTGATCTCGTATAGGAAATAGGAAATTTTCAGTGATTTTCGATTTCCCACCAATGAGGCTCTAAAGTTCCAGCGCAGAGCGTAAAGCGTAAAGTTGAGCTTGGAGTGCAGGGCATTTTTTAATTAGCGTAGAGCGTAAAGCGTAGAGCGTAAAGAGGGGTATTGGGTTTAAAGTGCAGAGCATTGTTTATTTAGCGCAGAGTGTGAAGCGAATGGCAAAAGATCTTTCCATTTCCCCGTTAGGGGATGAAGAACAATAGATGTGACGATCAAAATCCAATTTTTCCCCGTAGGGGATTAAGGAACGGGTTCCAAAGTTCCAGGGTTCCAGAGTTCCAAGGATTTCCGATTTCCCATTTCCTATTAATGTGTTTTAGCTCTCATAGCGTGATCTCGTAGAGGAAATTGGAAATAGGAAATTTTCAGTGATTTTCGATTTCCCACTAATGAGGCTCTAAAG contains the following coding sequences:
- a CDS encoding toxin-antitoxin system YwqK family antitoxin codes for the protein MKKIVVLLLTLWLGVEVSGQIIETPDGIYYDSSGKKYTGVYTERYADGKKKNVVEIKDGLKDGITLMYYENGNLKEVRSYRAGKMHGTWIQYSVEGIKTGEANYCNDIKNGKWYIWDEKGVLRYEMQYIDGAKAGIWMMYDERGKLTDQKSFMEVTD